One window of Bacteroidota bacterium genomic DNA carries:
- a CDS encoding PspA/IM30 family protein, which yields MSIWKRFTRLIKSLFGGAISSMEDPRLILEQNIRELNDQVPQMNENIATVKANVVLLQKENNKYVKQVENLTAKIKAAIQAGRDDIAQNYAMQLQQTKEAQARTGEQLDYAKRAYEKALEVKKAFMRERERKINEAREALRAHERAQWQGKIADTLEQFEVAGVDQTHDEMLTRINEETAKNEARMELALDSIDTEAMQIEEDAQNIQAAELVKQFKLEMGLGEPAAAATEPELQIPEEPVSSEGQKTLGRQRTAGGDSA from the coding sequence ATGTCGATCTGGAAACGCTTCACTCGCCTCATCAAGTCGCTCTTCGGCGGCGCGATCTCGTCCATGGAGGACCCGCGTCTCATCCTGGAGCAGAACATCCGGGAACTGAACGACCAGGTCCCGCAGATGAATGAGAACATCGCGACAGTGAAGGCCAATGTGGTGCTCCTCCAAAAGGAAAATAACAAGTACGTTAAGCAGGTCGAGAACCTGACCGCGAAGATCAAGGCCGCCATCCAGGCCGGGCGTGACGACATCGCGCAGAACTACGCGATGCAGCTCCAACAGACCAAGGAGGCGCAGGCCCGCACGGGCGAGCAACTCGACTATGCCAAGCGCGCCTACGAGAAGGCTCTGGAGGTCAAGAAGGCGTTCATGCGCGAGCGCGAGCGCAAGATCAACGAGGCCCGCGAAGCCCTCCGGGCCCACGAGCGTGCGCAGTGGCAGGGCAAGATCGCCGACACGCTGGAGCAGTTCGAAGTGGCTGGGGTCGACCAGACGCACGACGAGATGCTCACGCGCATCAACGAGGAGACGGCCAAGAACGAGGCGCGCATGGAGCTTGCCCTCGACTCCATCGACACCGAAGCGATGCAGATCGAGGAGGACGCGCAAAACATCCAGGCCGCTGAACTGGTGAAGCAGTTCAAGCTAGAGATGGGCCTCGGCGAACCTGCCGCTGCTGCGACGGAGCCCGAACTACAGATCCCGGAAGAGCCCGTGTCCTCCGAAGGACAGAAGACCCTCGGCCGTCAGCGTACCGCCGGCGGCGATAGTGCCTAA
- a CDS encoding DUF427 domain-containing protein: MKATWNDATLADSDDTVVVEGNHYFPASALDQAHFEASSHTTRCPWKGTAHYYHVVVDGQRNENAAWYYPEPKPAASEIKDRVAFWKGVRVSA; the protein is encoded by the coding sequence ATGAAAGCCACCTGGAACGACGCCACCCTCGCTGATTCTGACGACACGGTCGTCGTGGAAGGCAACCACTACTTCCCCGCAAGCGCACTCGACCAGGCGCATTTTGAGGCGAGCAGCCACACGACCCGTTGCCCGTGGAAGGGTACGGCGCACTACTATCACGTGGTTGTAGACGGCCAGCGCAACGAGAACGCGGCGTGGTACTACCCCGAGCCGAAGCCTGCCGCCTCCGAGATCAAGGACCGCGTCGCCTTCTGGAAAGGCGTGCGCGTCTCAGCTTAG
- a CDS encoding thymidine phosphorylase produces MDAPLDTVRLLVQKRDGHRLDPDVIEALIAAYTEGSVPDYQMAVFLMAAFLNGLDREEAAALARAMLYSGTVLDLGDVAGVKVDKHSTGGVGDGTSLVLAPLVAACGVPVPMISGRGLGHSGGTLDKLESIPGFRTDLSIPDYRDQLARIGVVMIGQTAEIAPADKKLYALRDVTATVESIPFIAASIMSKKLAEGIDALVLDVKQGRGAFMKTEADARRLAETLVGIGLEFDTPTVARLTAMEQPLAPAAGNWPEVVCALRCLRGEAIRLDQRFLDVTLELAGEMLALGGVADTPKAGRARAEAAIADGSAFEKLLHLADAQGADVAALEAPERRPGNAPVAEVRAPDTLPGGTFVSSIDALALGWAAVRLGAGRRTKEDAVDPVAGIALNKQVGDPVEAGELLATIHAADTARVDQDAIGAAFAFADAAPGPLPLLLDRFDGVRWGSDSSDA; encoded by the coding sequence ATGGATGCTCCGCTCGACACTGTACGCCTGCTCGTCCAAAAACGTGACGGTCACCGGCTCGACCCTGACGTCATCGAGGCGCTGATCGCAGCCTACACCGAGGGGAGCGTCCCGGACTACCAAATGGCGGTGTTCCTAATGGCGGCGTTTTTAAACGGGCTCGACCGCGAGGAGGCGGCGGCGCTGGCGCGCGCGATGCTCTACTCAGGCACCGTCCTCGACCTCGGCGACGTGGCGGGTGTGAAGGTCGACAAGCATTCGACGGGCGGCGTGGGCGACGGGACTTCGCTCGTGTTAGCGCCGCTCGTGGCAGCATGCGGCGTGCCGGTCCCGATGATTTCGGGGCGAGGCCTCGGTCACTCCGGGGGCACGCTCGACAAGCTGGAGTCAATCCCGGGTTTTCGGACCGACCTCTCCATCCCCGACTACCGCGACCAACTGGCCCGCATCGGCGTGGTGATGATCGGCCAGACCGCCGAGATTGCGCCCGCTGATAAGAAGCTCTACGCGCTCCGCGACGTGACCGCGACGGTCGAGTCGATTCCGTTCATCGCAGCCTCGATCATGTCGAAGAAGCTCGCTGAGGGCATCGACGCGCTGGTGCTCGACGTGAAGCAGGGGCGCGGCGCGTTTATGAAGACGGAGGCGGATGCGCGGCGTCTCGCCGAGACGCTCGTGGGCATCGGACTCGAGTTCGACACACCGACGGTGGCGCGGCTCACCGCGATGGAACAGCCGCTCGCGCCCGCAGCCGGCAACTGGCCGGAGGTCGTCTGCGCGCTCCGCTGCCTGCGCGGCGAGGCTATCCGGCTCGACCAGCGCTTCCTCGACGTGACGCTCGAACTGGCGGGGGAGATGCTCGCGCTCGGCGGCGTTGCCGACACGCCAAAAGCCGGACGCGCCCGTGCCGAGGCGGCGATCGCGGATGGGTCGGCGTTCGAGAAACTCCTCCACCTCGCCGACGCGCAGGGCGCCGACGTCGCCGCGTTGGAAGCGCCTGAGAGGCGCCCCGGCAATGCACCCGTCGCGGAGGTCAGGGCGCCCGATACGTTGCCCGGGGGCACATTCGTGAGCAGCATCGACGCGCTGGCCCTCGGCTGGGCGGCCGTGCGGCTGGGAGCCGGGCGGCGCACCAAAGAAGACGCCGTCGATCCGGTGGCAGGTATCGCCCTAAACAAACAGGTCGGCGATCCCGTAGAAGCGGGTGAACTGCTTGCGACGATCCATGCTGCGGACACCGCGCGCGTGGATCAGGACGCCATCGGTGCCGCGTTTGCGTTCGCCGATGCCGCGCCTGGACCGCTCCCGTTGTTGCTCGACCGCTTCGACGGCGTGCGCTGGGGGTCGGATTCTTCCGACGCTTGA
- a CDS encoding cupin domain-containing protein, whose amino-acid sequence MAFYVRLGDVPQKRHTQFRRPDGALYTEEVIGAEGFSGIQSIAYHLHPPTLVDRVLEPEPYGVEYVEQDFLRHRHFKGADVQPGGGWLTGRRYVMGNADVDLALCLPTEPMGEAEFYKNASCDELVYVHDGEGRVETVLGTVAFRQGDYVHIPRTLTHRWVFTGDVQPRLLVIEAPTQFRPPKRYRNNFGQLLEHSPYCERDYRPPTELNTIDQEGEFVVKIKKHGRLHPFVYRYHPFDVVGWDGYMYPYAISIHDFEPITGRVHQPPPVHQMFEAHNFVVCSFVPRLFDYHPLSIPAPYNHSNIDSDEVLFYAEGDFMSRKGIERGSFTLHPGGIPHGPHPGTTEASIGKTVTHELAVMVDTFRPLNLTKTALQIEEDDYQLSWQPERHDHPLPDAAPIPPDTAVSGDGAMQEAKPTS is encoded by the coding sequence ATGGCTTTCTACGTTCGCCTCGGCGACGTCCCGCAGAAGCGGCACACGCAGTTCCGGCGGCCTGACGGCGCGCTCTACACCGAGGAGGTGATCGGCGCCGAAGGCTTCTCCGGCATCCAGTCGATCGCCTACCACCTCCACCCGCCCACGCTCGTCGACCGCGTGTTGGAGCCGGAGCCCTACGGCGTGGAGTACGTCGAGCAGGACTTCCTACGGCACCGCCACTTCAAGGGCGCCGACGTGCAACCGGGCGGCGGCTGGCTCACGGGCCGCCGCTACGTCATGGGCAACGCCGACGTCGACCTCGCACTGTGCCTGCCGACCGAACCGATGGGCGAGGCAGAGTTCTACAAGAACGCCTCGTGCGACGAACTCGTCTACGTCCACGACGGCGAGGGCCGCGTCGAGACAGTCCTGGGCACCGTGGCATTCCGCCAGGGCGACTACGTGCATATCCCGCGCACGCTCACGCATCGGTGGGTCTTCACCGGCGACGTCCAGCCCCGCCTGCTCGTCATCGAGGCGCCGACGCAGTTCCGCCCGCCCAAGCGCTACCGCAACAACTTCGGGCAGCTCCTGGAGCATAGCCCCTACTGCGAGCGCGACTACCGCCCCCCCACCGAACTCAACACCATCGACCAGGAGGGCGAGTTCGTCGTCAAGATCAAGAAGCACGGGCGGCTGCACCCGTTCGTCTACCGCTACCACCCGTTCGACGTGGTGGGCTGGGATGGCTACATGTACCCCTATGCGATCTCGATTCACGACTTCGAGCCGATCACGGGGCGCGTGCACCAGCCGCCGCCCGTCCACCAGATGTTCGAGGCGCACAACTTCGTCGTGTGCTCCTTCGTGCCGCGCCTCTTCGACTACCACCCGCTGTCGATCCCGGCGCCCTACAACCACTCCAACATCGACTCGGACGAGGTGCTCTTCTACGCCGAGGGCGACTTCATGAGTCGCAAAGGCATCGAGCGCGGCAGCTTCACGCTGCACCCCGGCGGCATCCCGCACGGGCCGCACCCAGGCACCACAGAAGCGTCTATCGGCAAGACCGTCACGCACGAGTTGGCGGTGATGGTCGACACGTTCCGCCCGCTCAACCTCACGAAGACGGCACTCCAGATCGAGGAGGACGACTACCAGCTCTCCTGGCAGCCCGAGCGGCACGACCACCCGCTTCCCGACGCCGCACCGATCCCTCCCGACACCGCCGTGTCCGGCGACGGCGCGATGCAGGAGGCCAAGCCTACCTCGTAG
- a CDS encoding ABC transporter permease encodes MLKSYFVLAWRTLRKYPHYTVINVLGLAFAIAGCVLAYVNFEFAYGFDAQYENADEIYLLNAEVETSGWDGTWGVVPMPMAPTLESEVSGIERTARLNWAGVNMRVGDQVFQENGRFAESSVMAMFDFPLRYGSPAALDDPQQVVLEARTAEKYFGDANPIGSDIELRFRNDSLVTFTVGAVTEPILAASSLQFDLLIPYVQLERIYNTAADDWSQWALTFVQAEDAAIAQIAAAAGRFVPTQNAANENWPLRAVAPESLLDVALTSPSKSNYWLKQGVHPAAIVSPGIIAILVLLMACFNFMNTSISFAGRRMKEIGVRKSLGGGRRQLILQFLGESLILCALSLGLGLLLAHLIVPGYNALWPTLGIDLQISYADNAMFLLFLAGLVLFTGLLSGGWPAAYVSRFRPVEILKGQQPMARFGWLGRTLLVFQFAAALMAVITSAVFLRNAEYQDNLDYGYATEALLTINTDTPSDYTAMRAAALADPDVEGVVGTNAHLSYRYNTLPVAALGAESDLRAEVYAAEPGYAELVNLTLLAGRFHEDGLDSDASDGVVVSEALVDGLSLGTTPAAALGERFLVDSTAVVVVGVVANVFSDGPWDDIDPFILRARTNDNREGVYPYLVVKTQPGRTDAVETRMEEAWKAHAPDVLYSSYEHSSIRVEPRAINRSIVVVFAYSGFGAVLIAAVGLFAMVSLTITRRTKEMGVRKVLGATVSQISVLLNREFVVLLLVAVALASALCLFVLPLLLNSIWTYHAGLSFGPFLAGITLLFAIAALTVARQIWRVATVNPTEVLRYE; translated from the coding sequence ATGCTGAAGAGCTACTTCGTCCTCGCCTGGCGCACCCTCCGCAAGTACCCGCACTACACCGTCATCAACGTGCTCGGCCTGGCGTTTGCCATCGCGGGCTGCGTGCTGGCCTACGTGAACTTCGAGTTCGCCTACGGCTTCGACGCGCAGTACGAGAACGCGGACGAGATCTACCTGCTCAACGCCGAAGTTGAGACGAGCGGGTGGGACGGGACGTGGGGCGTCGTGCCCATGCCGATGGCACCTACGCTGGAATCTGAGGTGTCGGGCATCGAGCGGACTGCGCGGCTAAACTGGGCGGGCGTGAACATGCGCGTGGGCGACCAGGTATTTCAGGAAAACGGGCGGTTCGCCGAGTCGTCGGTGATGGCCATGTTCGACTTTCCGCTGCGCTACGGCAGTCCAGCAGCCCTCGACGATCCACAGCAGGTGGTCTTGGAAGCCCGGACCGCCGAGAAGTACTTCGGGGACGCCAACCCCATCGGGTCCGACATCGAGCTCCGCTTCCGAAACGATTCGCTCGTGACGTTCACTGTAGGGGCAGTGACCGAGCCCATCCTGGCGGCGTCGAGCCTCCAGTTCGATCTGCTGATCCCGTACGTGCAACTGGAGCGGATCTATAACACCGCCGCGGACGACTGGTCGCAATGGGCGCTGACCTTTGTTCAAGCAGAAGACGCTGCGATTGCGCAGATCGCTGCAGCGGCCGGTCGGTTTGTGCCAACGCAGAACGCGGCCAACGAAAACTGGCCCTTGCGCGCCGTGGCGCCTGAATCCCTGCTCGATGTAGCCCTCACGTCCCCGTCGAAGAGCAACTACTGGCTCAAGCAGGGCGTCCATCCGGCGGCCATTGTCTCGCCTGGCATCATTGCGATCCTGGTCTTGCTCATGGCGTGCTTTAACTTCATGAACACCTCGATTTCCTTCGCCGGGCGGCGTATGAAAGAGATCGGCGTACGCAAGTCGCTGGGCGGCGGGCGGCGGCAACTGATCCTGCAATTCCTCGGCGAGAGCCTCATCCTGTGCGCGCTTTCCCTGGGGCTCGGGCTCTTGCTAGCGCATCTGATCGTGCCGGGCTACAACGCGCTGTGGCCTACGCTCGGCATTGACCTCCAGATCTCGTATGCGGACAATGCGATGTTCTTGCTGTTCCTGGCGGGGCTTGTGCTGTTCACGGGACTCCTCTCCGGCGGATGGCCGGCCGCCTATGTGAGCCGCTTTCGTCCCGTTGAGATCCTCAAGGGCCAGCAGCCGATGGCGCGCTTTGGTTGGCTCGGACGCACGCTGCTCGTCTTCCAGTTCGCAGCAGCGCTGATGGCCGTCATCACTAGCGCGGTGTTCCTGCGCAACGCGGAGTACCAGGATAACTTGGACTACGGCTACGCTACCGAGGCCCTCCTGACGATCAACACGGACACGCCGAGCGACTATACTGCCATGCGAGCAGCGGCTCTTGCCGATCCGGACGTGGAGGGCGTGGTCGGCACGAATGCCCACCTGAGCTACCGCTACAACACGCTGCCCGTGGCAGCGCTCGGCGCGGAGAGCGATCTGCGCGCTGAAGTCTACGCGGCTGAGCCCGGGTATGCCGAGCTCGTCAACCTGACGTTGCTCGCGGGTCGTTTCCACGAGGATGGACTCGATTCAGACGCCTCAGACGGCGTCGTGGTCTCGGAAGCGCTGGTCGACGGCCTCAGTCTGGGGACGACACCCGCGGCTGCGCTGGGCGAGCGGTTCCTCGTGGACAGCACGGCGGTCGTCGTCGTAGGCGTCGTCGCCAACGTGTTCTCGGATGGTCCCTGGGATGACATCGACCCCTTCATTCTACGCGCGCGGACCAACGACAACCGCGAAGGTGTGTATCCCTACCTCGTGGTCAAAACGCAGCCCGGTCGCACGGATGCCGTCGAGACGCGCATGGAGGAGGCCTGGAAGGCGCACGCGCCCGACGTCCTGTATTCGAGCTACGAGCACAGTTCGATACGCGTCGAGCCGCGCGCCATCAACCGGAGTATCGTGGTCGTGTTTGCCTACAGCGGGTTTGGTGCGGTGCTCATCGCAGCCGTTGGGCTTTTCGCCATGGTGTCGCTCACGATCACGCGCCGGACCAAGGAGATGGGCGTTCGCAAGGTGCTGGGGGCGACCGTCTCACAGATCAGCGTTCTCCTGAACCGCGAGTTTGTCGTCTTGCTCCTCGTAGCCGTCGCCCTGGCCTCGGCCCTGTGCCTCTTCGTGCTGCCGCTCCTGCTCAACAGCATCTGGACGTACCACGCAGGGCTGTCGTTCGGCCCGTTCCTCGCGGGGATAACGCTGCTCTTCGCCATCGCGGCGCTGACAGTAGCTCGCCAGATCTGGCGCGTGGCGACGGTCAACCCAACGGAGGTGCTCCGCTACGAATAG
- a CDS encoding M28 family peptidase, producing the protein MRFPFRLVASALALLLVSACDEPAPDSPELSGPIVLADTPHDLVAVIDSAGLRAHIEELASDAYGGRGTGTPGEQMTIAYIASQMQATGLEPGAADGTFFQQVPLLGSTPVSVGNLALVPDDGEPVLLDFVNQFIASTDHDTTAISVEGAELVFVGYGISNPGYEWDDYKDVDLTGRIMVSFVNDPPATEAEPNLFQADTLTYNGRWTYKYEEARRRGAVGALLIHTGPTAGYPFLVLSGGARGEQISLATPPENALDVKGWITQPVAEQLLAAAGLTLDDAFAMAATREFEPVPLPVRASLEMTFETRRFTGTNVIGKITGDAAPDEAVIVTAHHDHLGIDADRVAAGDDGIYNGAVDNASGVAMLLEMAAAIASGPTPDRSVYFLTLSAEESGLLGAAHYAENPVFPLVNTIANVNVDSGNMYGPTTDIVGIGAERSEMLPLLRQAAAGEDMTVTPDNQPNQGLFFRSDQLAFARAGVPAVFINTGVDFVGKPEGYAAQVKADYRRERYHQPADEYDPETMPLGGLVQQTKVATRLTYGIADSGIRPAWKPSEAFAETRARAERLADM; encoded by the coding sequence ATGCGTTTCCCCTTTCGCCTCGTCGCCTCAGCGCTTGCGCTGCTCCTCGTCTCCGCGTGCGACGAGCCCGCCCCCGACAGTCCGGAGCTCTCTGGCCCGATCGTACTCGCTGACACGCCCCATGACCTCGTAGCCGTGATCGACTCAGCGGGATTGCGCGCTCACATCGAAGAGCTCGCGAGCGACGCCTACGGAGGGCGCGGCACAGGCACCCCGGGCGAGCAGATGACCATCGCCTACATCGCGTCGCAGATGCAGGCCACCGGGCTCGAACCTGGTGCGGCTGATGGGACCTTCTTCCAGCAAGTCCCGCTCCTCGGCTCCACGCCCGTCTCGGTCGGCAACCTCGCGCTCGTCCCCGACGACGGCGAGCCGGTCCTGCTTGACTTCGTGAACCAGTTCATTGCCTCCACTGACCACGACACGACCGCCATCAGCGTCGAGGGCGCCGAACTCGTCTTCGTCGGCTACGGCATCTCAAACCCCGGATATGAGTGGGACGACTACAAGGACGTGGACCTCACCGGCAGGATCATGGTCAGCTTCGTGAATGACCCGCCTGCAACGGAGGCCGAGCCGAACCTCTTCCAAGCCGACACGCTGACCTACAATGGCCGGTGGACCTATAAATATGAAGAGGCGCGCCGCCGCGGTGCCGTCGGGGCGCTGCTCATCCACACCGGACCGACGGCCGGCTACCCATTCCTGGTGCTCTCCGGCGGCGCCCGCGGCGAGCAGATCTCGCTCGCCACGCCCCCAGAGAACGCGCTCGACGTGAAAGGCTGGATCACGCAGCCCGTCGCTGAACAGTTGCTCGCCGCAGCAGGTCTGACACTGGACGATGCGTTCGCGATGGCCGCAACGCGCGAGTTCGAGCCGGTACCACTCCCCGTGCGCGCCTCGCTAGAGATGACGTTCGAGACGCGTCGCTTCACGGGCACCAACGTGATCGGCAAAATCACGGGCGATGCCGCGCCGGACGAAGCCGTCATCGTGACAGCCCACCACGACCACCTCGGCATCGATGCTGACCGCGTGGCGGCGGGCGACGACGGCATCTACAACGGCGCCGTGGACAATGCCTCGGGCGTCGCGATGCTGCTCGAAATGGCCGCTGCGATCGCGTCCGGCCCCACGCCCGACCGCAGCGTTTACTTCCTCACGCTCTCGGCGGAAGAGTCGGGCCTGCTCGGCGCGGCGCACTACGCTGAGAACCCCGTTTTCCCGCTCGTCAACACGATCGCCAACGTGAACGTGGATTCTGGCAACATGTACGGACCAACGACGGACATCGTCGGCATCGGCGCGGAGCGGAGCGAGATGCTTCCCTTGCTCCGGCAAGCTGCAGCGGGCGAGGACATGACCGTCACGCCGGACAACCAGCCCAATCAGGGCCTGTTCTTTCGTTCGGACCAGCTTGCCTTCGCCCGTGCAGGCGTTCCTGCCGTGTTCATCAACACGGGCGTGGACTTCGTTGGAAAACCCGAGGGCTATGCGGCCCAGGTCAAAGCCGATTACCGCCGCGAGCGCTACCACCAGCCTGCCGACGAATACGACCCCGAGACGATGCCTCTCGGCGGCCTCGTGCAGCAGACGAAGGTCGCGACGCGCCTCACCTACGGGATCGCTGACAGCGGCATCCGCCCGGCGTGGAAGCCGAGTGAGGCCTTTGCCGAAACTCGCGCTCGGGCCGAACGCCTAGCCGACATGTAG
- the icd gene encoding NADP-dependent isocitrate dehydrogenase, with product MASYTHLTPPTTGSKITISGGKLHVPDDPIIPFIEGDGIGPDIWKASEPVLDAAVEKAYGGTRKIHWMEVYAGEKANNQFGEWLPEDTLTAIKDYLVAIKGPLTTPVGGGIRSLNVALRQKLDLYACVRPIQYFDGVPSPVKQPEKVDMIIFRENSEDIYAGIEFKAGTDANKKLRDFLINEMGVTSIRFPETSGLGIKPISEEGTKRIVRSAIDYAIANRKPNVTLVHKGNIMKFTEGGFRDWGYQLAKDEYGAVDLDGGPWQTITLDDGFEITVGDVIADAFLQQILLRPSNYDVIATMNLNGDYLSDALAAQVGGIGIAPGANINYVTGASIFEATHGTAPKYANQNKVNPSSVILSGEMMFRYMGWTEAADLIIEGVAGAIRGGRVTYDFARGMDNATEISTSDFGQEIIDNMG from the coding sequence ATGGCTAGCTACACGCACCTCACGCCTCCGACCACTGGTTCGAAAATCACCATCTCCGGTGGCAAGCTGCACGTCCCCGACGACCCGATCATCCCGTTCATCGAGGGCGATGGCATCGGCCCCGACATCTGGAAGGCCAGCGAGCCCGTCCTCGACGCGGCCGTTGAGAAGGCCTACGGTGGCACGCGCAAGATCCACTGGATGGAGGTCTATGCTGGCGAGAAGGCCAACAACCAGTTCGGCGAGTGGCTGCCCGAGGACACGCTGACGGCGATCAAGGACTACCTCGTCGCGATCAAGGGCCCGCTCACGACGCCCGTCGGCGGCGGCATCCGCTCGCTCAACGTGGCGCTCCGCCAGAAGCTCGACCTCTACGCCTGCGTGCGCCCGATCCAGTACTTCGACGGCGTCCCTTCCCCGGTCAAGCAGCCGGAGAAGGTCGACATGATCATCTTCCGCGAGAACTCGGAGGACATCTACGCCGGCATCGAGTTCAAGGCGGGCACCGACGCCAACAAGAAGCTCCGCGACTTCCTCATCAACGAGATGGGCGTCACGAGCATCCGCTTCCCCGAGACGAGCGGCCTCGGCATCAAGCCCATCTCTGAGGAAGGCACCAAGCGCATCGTTCGCTCGGCCATCGACTACGCGATCGCCAACCGCAAGCCCAACGTGACGCTCGTGCACAAGGGCAACATCATGAAGTTCACCGAGGGCGGCTTCCGCGACTGGGGCTACCAGCTCGCGAAGGACGAGTACGGCGCCGTGGACCTCGACGGCGGCCCCTGGCAGACGATCACGCTCGACGACGGCTTTGAGATCACCGTCGGCGACGTGATCGCGGACGCGTTCCTCCAGCAGATCCTGCTCCGCCCGTCGAACTACGACGTGATCGCCACGATGAACCTCAACGGCGACTACCTCTCGGACGCGCTCGCCGCGCAGGTCGGCGGCATCGGCATCGCGCCGGGCGCCAACATCAACTACGTCACCGGCGCGTCGATTTTCGAGGCCACACACGGCACGGCTCCGAAGTACGCCAACCAGAACAAGGTGAACCCGTCGTCGGTCATCCTCTCCGGGGAGATGATGTTCCGCTACATGGGCTGGACGGAGGCCGCCGACCTCATCATCGAGGGCGTCGCGGGCGCGATCCGTGGCGGGCGCGTCACCTACGACTTCGCGCGCGGCATGGACAACGCCACGGAGATCTCGACGTCCGACTTCGGCCAGGAGATCATCGACAACATGGGCTAG
- the hppD gene encoding 4-hydroxyphenylpyruvate dioxygenase yields the protein MATALTASDAARPDTDAADFLPINGTDYVEFFVGNAKQAMHYYASAFGFEVIGYRGPETGVRDRASYLLKQDKVRFVLTAPLGPDGFVADHVHRHGDGVRDIALWVDDARSAFHEATTRGAMPAREPEVLTDEHGEVVVAAIKTYGDTIHTFVERSNYHGLFLPGFEPVDNPFWKPAPVGLKYVDHCVGNVHLGDMNTFVDYYATTMGFRNIIAFTDQDISTEYSSLMSKVMSNGNERIKFPINEPAVGKRKSQIDEYLEFYHGAGVQHVAMATDDILHTVTELRRRGVDFLTVPTTYYETLQERVGTIDEPVDELARLGILVDRDPDGYLLQIFTKPVQDRPTVFYEIIQRRGARTFGEGNFKALFEAIEREQKRRGNL from the coding sequence ATGGCTACCGCACTCACGGCTTCTGACGCCGCACGTCCCGACACAGACGCGGCCGACTTCCTTCCGATCAATGGCACGGACTACGTTGAGTTCTTCGTCGGCAACGCGAAGCAGGCAATGCACTACTACGCCTCGGCGTTTGGCTTCGAGGTGATCGGCTACCGCGGCCCCGAAACGGGCGTCCGCGACCGGGCGAGCTACCTCCTGAAGCAGGACAAGGTTCGGTTCGTGCTCACCGCACCACTCGGTCCTGACGGCTTCGTGGCCGACCACGTGCACCGCCATGGCGACGGCGTGCGCGATATCGCTCTGTGGGTGGACGATGCCCGGAGCGCCTTCCACGAAGCCACGACGCGCGGCGCTATGCCCGCTCGCGAACCTGAAGTGCTCACGGATGAGCACGGCGAGGTCGTCGTGGCCGCGATCAAGACCTACGGCGACACGATCCACACGTTCGTCGAACGGTCAAACTATCACGGTCTCTTCCTGCCCGGCTTCGAGCCCGTCGACAACCCATTCTGGAAGCCTGCCCCGGTTGGCTTGAAGTACGTGGACCACTGCGTCGGCAACGTCCACCTCGGCGACATGAACACGTTCGTGGACTACTACGCCACGACGATGGGCTTCCGCAACATCATCGCCTTCACCGACCAGGACATCTCTACGGAATACTCGTCGCTGATGTCGAAGGTGATGTCGAACGGCAACGAGCGCATCAAATTCCCGATCAACGAGCCCGCCGTCGGCAAGCGCAAGAGCCAGATCGACGAGTACCTCGAGTTCTACCACGGGGCCGGCGTGCAGCACGTCGCGATGGCGACCGACGACATCCTGCACACCGTCACCGAACTGCGTCGCCGCGGCGTCGACTTCCTGACCGTACCGACGACCTACTACGAGACGCTCCAGGAGCGCGTCGGCACCATCGACGAGCCCGTGGATGAACTCGCCAGGCTGGGCATCCTGGTGGACCGCGACCCGGACGGCTACCTCTTGCAGATCTTTACCAAGCCCGTCCAGGACCGCCCGACGGTGTTCTACGAGATCATCCAGCGCCGCGGCGCGCGCACCTTCGGCGAGGGCAACTTCAAGGCGCTCTTCGAAGCCATCGAGCGCGAACAAAAACGACGGGGCAACCTGTAG